The genomic stretch TTACAGTACTGTGGGAGGTTTTAATGCCGAAAATGAAAATGGAATTTTCAATCGCATACTCATAGGTGATGTCCACTCCCTTTATTTCCCTGGGATTCCTgacatttttctattatttttagatttaaattGGCATTTTCCTCGTTTTCCAGTTTTTTTAGCCGAAATTGCACACTAATTGAAACATTCCCccacaaattttatatttaattacaaGCATGTTGACAGGATtgactgtaaaaaaaaaacaaatactgcttaaaatttttaaaaaaaggaaaagagtTCTGATCGACTATTTAAATCGAAAAGACCTGACTTCTTCCTGCTATTTTGACAATATTTTGGGAATTTTGTAGACTTTTTAGTGAACCCCAGATAACATCAACAAATAGGGGTAAATAAAGTTGATACACATACGTGGAAACTTTATTAGACTTTGCACGAAGATGCATGCAAAtgtaaagtatttaaaaaaaagacactATAGAATggagaatttttaaattacatggTGTACTGCGAAAAATTAACGTGCTGTAAAAATTCTCTGTCAAaacgtttttgtatttttgaggATACTTAAGACAAATTATTAGGAGTTCCAATTTGTAAAAATTGAAGTAGTTTTAAGGCATTCGGACGCCATTCACATGTACAGTAGacgttaattcgaatgccgcttaattcgaactttccgttataTCGAACAAATTTCCAGgtcccttgagtttggtttattaatttcttattattttaagcTGCTTAATTCGAATTCCGCTAATTCaaacatttcgctaattcgaacaattttttagtccaaaggctgcattatgctcgttaattcgaaattttgtgtatcgataaataaaatcttatgggaaaataaaaaaaaacgttttcactgttatttatttttattgtatcactggtggcaaaatttctttcaatttatcaattaaattggcactttcaataaaatgaagtttacaaggaatttaGAGGCCTTACCCATCACCAAGCAAAAAACGGTAAaaggtttttataaaaagttgtagtaaagttgtaataaacttatattagcataaaacctttaagcgtttattaaaattcttgttttttctgaacttccgataatccgaacattcgttaattcgaacaaataatttagttccttgcgtgttcgaattaacggtcGTCTACTGTATATTTAATGCAATGATGTCATCATAGgtcaacaaaaaacaattaacCTGTTGTTGCTTCTAACGGATCCTGATTTGGACATGTTGCGATGCAAAGTCTTTTGTTAACCTTATCGAATccctaaaaaaaagaagtgtCGAATCCGTGGTGTTATCAATTCAGACATTCTCGGCTCAATGTGTTTTACTCGCTGGAGTAAAACAATTTGGACGTCTACCGAAacgaaacagttttttttatattttttgctgtGTTAAGGTTATCCTTGAACAATCACCCTTACCATAACccataaaatctttttagatACAAGGAAAATCCCTGGCTATAATAAAACCGAAGGTAGGAaagactaaaaaataacattgctaAACATTCAAAATTACGAAAAGAAAAgtacacgcttttttaaataagaatatactttataagaatattcaaGATGAAGTTAGccaaaaagttaagaatatcctaagaattgCATGCATGGTTAAAAACGTTTGGTTTTTCATTCTTTGCTAACTAATATAAACTTGTATCCTATTATTGATGTAAAATGTCTTTTCCCGGGTTTCATTTGAAATGTTTTTCCCGCGCAAAATCTTACTGTCTGTCTGTAAGTTGAATTAGGTTGCTTAAACAACAGCATGTTAGAGAGGATTTCTGCACAAGTTTGCATTCTCAGATATTTTAATCTCATCTTATGCTAAGAATATACTAGGACGATTTTTGCGTGGATGTGAAGAACATTcatgttaaaaagaaaaaacacttcttatttttacaaaaaccaaGCGTGTTTACAAGACGGCCCGAAATACAAGTTACTACGAGACAATGTGTACCATAACTTCACAGAattgttctaaaaaaatattcaaaattcagagttttaaagtttttctgTGAGAATGAGGGATAATCAGGGTTTTCACGTCGTCCAGTGTGATTGCAAGGTTTTCAACTTCTCATAGATTAACGATATAAGTAAATGCTATGCTAATAATAACACCAGAATTAAACACACCAGATTTTACAAGACTTTATTTGTATAGAAAAATCAACAATGACTAAAAAACTCAGATTTAAACAATGCTATAAAATACATACCAGCCATCCCCAGCCTGAACCCTGAACTGCGACCGTAATTGCGGAAAGACGGGTTTTTAGGTTTCCAACTGAACCGAAATCACGGTTAATCGCCTCCAGCAGTTCCCCTAAAGGTGggcaaaatgtaaaatttaataaaaaaaccatGACCATGTGACATTTAAAGGTAGCGCACATACCAGAGGGATCGCCACCTCCATTAGGCGAGAGATTTGTCCAAAAGATGGAGTGATTAAGATGGCCACCACCATTGAACTTCAATGCTGGTGCAAGCGAAATAACTTTAGAAACGTcacctaaaaaaataataaaggttATTTTAAAAGAACGTAATGACGTTATGACGACGTATGCAAAGCAAAACACCTTTTTCTTGCGCCTCAGCCAGTTGCTCCTCCGCCACGTTCAAGTTATTCACGTATGTCTGATGATGTTTACTGTGATGCAACTGCATGATTTCTGCAGAGATGGTGGGTTCTAACGCGTTGTAATCGTACGCCAAATCTGGAAGAGTGTGCGCAGACGCAACTGCAACTCGTAATGCATGACGTATAGATGGTTTAAACACGGCTCTTGCCTTTGTCAACATGTTCTTGTATTATCTATGTAACAAGCCAAAATTATATGCTATCCCTTTGTAATATCTATGAACATGCAGAGACGTCTTTATATTCACATATGGCGTTACCTTCGCTATTAAAGCTTCTACTGGGACAAAATGTTCTAAAAGACCGATCTACCTATTTGTGACAAACCACTTATCACTTATACACTAGCCGTTAACCCTCCGTAAAAAACAACGGCAATTTACCCGTCGCTGTTCAAACTATCTTTGGCTTACAGATGGAAAGTTaggtattttaatataaatacaaaaatattatacaTATATTGatacacaaaaaaaacaccTGAAAACAAAGACATGTAATAAAACGCCGACATCTCCTAGTAAAAAAACGTAGCAAGCGACTTCAGGAAAGCCATAAAACTTTTGAGATCCTTTTTTATGCCAGATGTCTAACTTTCAGACAATTCTCCTAACTTCTCCCCATCATCTGTGCACTCCTCCACAAAATAAACTTAGGATTGAAACTCTCCAAtggagaacaacaacaacaataacaataaagtcgaattaatcattttttaagaCAAGTTACAGTGTCATTCAGCATCATAATAGTCTTCAAATTCATCTTCATCAAAACCATACTGCGATTCTTCTTCTTCCATCATATAGTTTTGATATTGCTCAATGGCCGACATTGAATCGTCTATTCCCGACACTGAATCATATATTGCCGACACCGTGTCGTCAACTCCCGACACTGTATCATATATTTCCGACACTGCATCGCCAGAGGAAGTTTCCATTTGAAAGTTAGTTTCGTTTTCTTTCTGTGCTAATTCtgaatcttttttctttttcttttctctttcaaAGTAAGCGTTCACTGTTTTTGCCATTGCCACACGAATTCGATTCATCGTACCAGGTGGAAACCAGCCCTCCTTCTCATCGCATGTTTCCAGACCGTCGTTTTCATGGATAATTTTTTGCACTTCTTCGTCGTGTATGTCGCAGAGCTGAAACATCATGTTGCGAGACGACAACATTTTGTTCGGCGAAAAAACATACGGTTCTTTGTCGATGTTTGCATCGTCTGCCGGCTGTTCAGCAACCGCGAGTACAGAGGATCCCAACGACAAGTTGCGCGATTGCAAATTCCTTGGAATGTAATTCTTATAGCTACGTCGAGGTACCAACATTTTATAACTTCTCTTCGATTCTTTCGAATCTCGTACACGAAAATCTAACATTTGATATATTTTTGCCTTTGGGTCGTTTCTTGGATCGTATCCCATTCGACACCACATCGTGCGCCAAGGACCGCTTAACCAATAAAAACCGTAAAACTGTATAATCTTCTTTAAATGTTCGTTGCTAACATCCAACTGACATGATACGGATAACTTAGACCAAATTGGTCTCGCATCAAATAACTCTTTCGCTTTATCGACAGCACAACAATCCGGGCTGTTTTTCAGTTTTTCTAACATAACGGAGGCGTTCTTAGTAGGCGCTAGTGGTACTGTATTGATATCAAACAAAGCTGCCATGGATTCCGCTTGACGACGCTTTCTTGCATAGCCCGTCCCTTCGTCAGTATTGTTCCGAAAATCTTCAGTAATATTTCCTGTTAGTGATTGTGTGCTGATACCGAGGGGATCAGGGCGGTAGTTGTACGAACCGCAAGTGTCAATGCGACCAAACGTAGGCGGGGCTAGGTAAGGAGGGAAATTCTGCTGACCCAACTCGCACCCATGTAACGATTTGTAATAGTTCCACATCGGCTTAGGAGTAAGATATTGGTAGTCCATTAGCGTTTTGAATTCGTATCTTTCCTTTACCACACCAACAATCTCTTGTTGAAACTCGTACTCATCAGTACCCGGCTTCTTCCTGCGTCGGACTTTCATTAACACACCGGTACATGGGATCAGGTCGCCGCACACGTGGTGAGAGTTCAAATCTTCAGGACGGTATGTCAACTGTAGGCGACACTTTGTACTGTAATAAGTTTTCGATAGTTTTTCTTCCCCACCGATCGTTTCCAACATCTTGTcgacatttttaataaagcctGGGTATTGAATACAAAGTAGTTGTTTTGTTTGCACCTTACTGAATTTAGTTTCGCTTCCAGAAGAACTAGATGAGTCTACCATTGAAGTTTCTGTTGTTATATCTAAAAATcaaatttagaaatttatatacatgGTTTTAAATACACAAGCTGCTTTAAATCTGATTGAAGAAACATCTAACAGCCGTAGTGTAAACAATaccaataaataattttatgacTCACAACTGGAAAAATTTACGCCAAAAGTCAATCCCATATTGACATTATAGTTCTCACTTCCCTGCCTTAAACGTTaaaaatcttaattttaaagttgCGCTGATCCGTAAAATTATGAGAACTCAAACATGCGTTTCATAAAGTGTCCTTACAACAAATCAgttatacttttgatttacagaaaaataatttCTCACAGTATGAAGCATTTAAACATGAAAGTCCCTCTCTAATGTCTTATTGACGTTCAGCGAACTTCATAGAAGTAGGCGACATCCAGGCTAGTTAAAAAGCACAGAATACTGCACTTAAAAGTAAAAAGATAACACCCCCCACTCTCACAAATTAACAATGTTAGATTTGACGCCCCTTTCACATAAGCGTATCTCGCGGTTAAACGACCCATAAAGATTTTCAATAAATGACACTCGTAATCAAGTCCTTTTCTCATTAGACCTTAAGCACGTCGTAATGGGTAAATATTGATTTAAGGGCGCTTGCTTGAATCTGCCAACCTCActtgttttttgtaaatataaaaaaaacatgtttgaatTAGTGTTGTGTGATAATAGCAAAAAGAAGGATGATAGGCACAGTAGTTCAAAACAAGCGCCACTCTTGAATAAAGACCCTAATTTGTTTTTGAATAAGCGCCCTGGAAAGTCCATAGACAATTTACGgtgattaaaaatgaaattattataaaaagacATTTTCGTAGAATATAAATATAGCAACCATGTACAACTACAAAACATCACTGCTAAAACTTTCTCTGCTTCCGCACTAGATTTTGGTGACGTATCGTCATTTTTCTCAACCGTCTGTAATACGACTTGCCGTCCTGCTCCGGTGACATGTCCTTAAAGTCTTTTTTCGGACCACCCAACTTCCACAACCAATCAGGGTACTCGCAGTCGGCTTTTAAGACAACCTCTTCCCCATCCTTTTTATAGTTTGCTCCAGGACAAGTGGTTGGGAGACTAGTCTCTGTTGAATAACGCCGACACGATGACGTCCTGAATATCGTTAGCACGTCGTTTGTTTCGTTTATACAACGTCGGAATAAAAGCCGACAAAACATTACACTTATCCTAGAAAGTGAATAATAATAAACGTCAAAGCAGAAGCACACATACAAaacgaaataacttttttcgaaTTTGCAGTACCAGGCCACTATGCAAGCATTAAAAAGCGCATTTTCACTTAAAAAGAAAACGGAACGAAAACTTTCAGAAAGTGGTTACGGACTGGTTACGGACTTTGCTTCGTCATTTAATGTTCAGTGGCCTACAACATAGAATCTCTAGAAAGTGTCGTTACCACAACCATGGGTCAAATAACGGTTAAACA from Hydractinia symbiolongicarpus strain clone_291-10 chromosome 12, HSymV2.1, whole genome shotgun sequence encodes the following:
- the LOC130622627 gene encoding superoxide dismutase [Mn], mitochondrial-like; protein product: MLTKARAVFKPSIRHALRVAVASAHTLPDLAYDYNALEPTISAEIMQLHHSKHHQTYVNNLNVAEEQLAEAQEKGDVSKVISLAPALKFNGGGHLNHSIFWTNLSPNGGGDPSGELLEAINRDFGSVGNLKTRLSAITVAVQGSGWGWLGFDKVNKRLCIATCPNQDPLEATTGLVPLLGIDVWEHAYYLQYKNVRPDYVNAIYNIVDWNNVAERYAKAQ
- the LOC130622624 gene encoding general transcription factor 3C polypeptide 5-like, producing MVDSSSSSGSETKFSKVQTKQLLCIQYPGFIKNVDKMLETIGGEEKLSKTYYSTKCRLQLTYRPEDLNSHHVCGDLIPCTGVLMKVRRRKKPGTDEYEFQQEIVGVVKERYEFKTLMDYQYLTPKPMWNYYKSLHGCELGQQNFPPYLAPPTFGRIDTCGSYNYRPDPLGISTQSLTGNITEDFRNNTDEGTGYARKRRQAESMAALFDINTVPLAPTKNASVMLEKLKNSPDCCAVDKAKELFDARPIWSKLSVSCQLDVSNEHLKKIIQFYGFYWLSGPWRTMWCRMGYDPRNDPKAKIYQMLDFRVRDSKESKRSYKMLVPRRSYKNYIPRNLQSRNLSLGSSVLAVAEQPADDANIDKEPYVFSPNKMLSSRNMMFQLCDIHDEEVQKIIHENDGLETCDEKEGWFPPGTMNRIRVAMAKTVNAYFEREKKKKKDSELAQKENETNFQMETSSGDAVSEIYDTVSGVDDTVSAIYDSVSGIDDSMSAIEQYQNYMMEEEESQYGFDEDEFEDYYDAE
- the LOC130622630 gene encoding 39S ribosomal protein L54, mitochondrial-like yields the protein MFCRLLFRRCINETNDVLTIFRTSSCRRYSTETSLPTTCPGANYKKDGEEVVLKADCEYPDWLWKLGGPKKDFKDMSPEQDGKSYYRRLRKMTIRHQNLVRKQRKF